The bacterium genome contains a region encoding:
- a CDS encoding 2-phosphosulfolactate phosphatase — MEVHVAFLPEEAGPLRGRIVVVIDVIRATTSVLAMLEGGCAEVLIAPTLEAARTYRRAHSEVLLAGEQHGRTPVGFDFGNSPPAFSDARLAGRRVVFATTNGTRAVHAARDGAAIFMGCLRNRTAAARVALAAAAGADHELSVMCAGREGRFSLDDAYTAGAIVAAAVDLQPDLTLTDAASAARMLYRSVEDPAVLFRQTRAGQNVIEIGLAGDLDYCAEVDRSSLVPKVGERVRMVAG, encoded by the coding sequence GTGGAAGTGCACGTCGCGTTCCTCCCCGAGGAAGCCGGGCCCCTCCGCGGCCGCATCGTTGTGGTGATCGATGTCATCCGGGCCACGACATCCGTGCTCGCCATGCTCGAAGGGGGTTGTGCCGAGGTGTTGATCGCGCCCACCCTTGAGGCGGCCCGGACCTATCGCCGAGCACACTCAGAGGTCTTGCTGGCAGGCGAGCAGCACGGGCGCACGCCGGTCGGGTTCGACTTCGGGAACAGCCCCCCCGCATTCTCGGACGCTCGCCTGGCCGGGCGGCGCGTGGTGTTTGCGACCACAAACGGCACCCGGGCCGTCCATGCGGCCCGTGACGGTGCCGCCATCTTCATGGGCTGTCTTCGCAACCGAACGGCGGCGGCCCGGGTCGCCCTCGCAGCGGCGGCCGGAGCCGATCACGAGCTCTCCGTGATGTGCGCGGGTCGAGAAGGTCGGTTCAGTCTCGATGACGCGTACACAGCGGGCGCTATCGTAGCAGCCGCCGTGGATCTGCAACCCGATCTCACCCTGACGGATGCCGCGTCGGCGGCCCGGATGCTCTACCGAAGCGTAGAGGATCCGGCCGTGCTGTTCCGCCAGACACGCGCCGGACAGAATGTGATCGAGATTGGGCTGGCGGGCGATCTCGACTACTGCGCCGAGGTCGATCGGTCGTCACTGGTACCCAAGGTGGGAGAGCGCGTGCGGATGGTGGCGGGGTGA
- a CDS encoding M48 family metalloprotease, producing MQRHLGFSRRTRQAATVFLGAALCALLLPVGARADQTSDEVKLGAQAAKEIESHFRVVTDPVMNDRLTAVSDTLVRVVDRQDIQYHFKIIDIPGVNALGVPGGWVYVTRGMMKFVRSDHELAAVLAHELTHVAHRHYFIQQERQRRMLPALIISAAIAVLAHSAAPLYGVAVSTQGALANYQRDLEKEADLTGITYLAKTNYSPVAMLTLMEHLAQADKLTGQPDYAELYYDHPRPDERVAYIQRDLVTRGVPIVRRVAQGYLRLALDPQFPVDNQPVTILVDGRPVIQLGAGGAGQPVAERAKALLDRLNLFFNTDPGPYDVRAVNITDQWSVIGGQIRLFDVTAQDAAFSKMSPRALAEQFRKQLADAITYDTQKRKLGTGGGAVF from the coding sequence ATGCAGCGTCATCTCGGGTTCTCAAGACGGACACGGCAGGCGGCGACGGTCTTTCTCGGCGCGGCCCTCTGTGCGCTGCTTTTGCCCGTGGGTGCCCGCGCGGATCAGACGAGTGACGAGGTCAAGCTCGGCGCCCAGGCCGCCAAGGAGATCGAGTCTCATTTTCGGGTCGTCACCGATCCCGTGATGAACGATCGGCTCACCGCCGTGTCGGACACCCTCGTTCGGGTCGTGGACCGCCAGGATATTCAGTATCATTTCAAGATCATCGATATCCCCGGCGTGAACGCCCTCGGCGTCCCCGGCGGCTGGGTGTACGTTACCAGAGGAATGATGAAGTTCGTGCGGTCGGATCACGAACTCGCCGCGGTGCTGGCGCACGAGCTCACCCACGTAGCCCACCGGCACTACTTCATTCAACAGGAGCGACAGCGCCGCATGCTTCCGGCCCTCATCATCTCCGCGGCCATTGCGGTGCTGGCGCATTCGGCGGCACCGCTGTACGGTGTCGCGGTATCCACCCAGGGGGCCCTCGCCAACTATCAGCGCGATCTTGAGAAGGAGGCCGACCTCACCGGGATTACCTATCTTGCGAAGACGAACTACTCTCCGGTGGCGATGCTGACGCTCATGGAACATCTCGCCCAGGCGGACAAGCTGACCGGTCAGCCGGACTATGCGGAGCTGTACTACGATCACCCGAGGCCGGACGAGCGCGTCGCCTACATCCAGAGAGACCTGGTAACGCGCGGCGTCCCGATCGTCCGCCGGGTCGCGCAAGGGTACCTCCGGCTCGCGCTCGACCCGCAGTTTCCCGTCGACAACCAACCCGTCACCATCCTTGTGGACGGCCGGCCGGTCATTCAGTTGGGCGCAGGGGGGGCGGGGCAACCGGTGGCGGAGCGCGCCAAGGCGCTGCTCGACCGGCTCAATCTATTCTTCAACACCGATCCCGGGCCGTACGATGTCCGGGCCGTGAACATCACGGATCAGTGGTCGGTGATCGGCGGCCAGATCCGGTTGTTCGATGTCACCGCGCAAGACGCCGCGTTTTCCAAGATGTCCCCGCGGGCGCTGGCCGAGCAGTTCCGGAAGCAGCTGGCCGACGCGATCACGTACGACACGCAGAAGAGGAAGTTGGGCACGGGCGGGGGCGCGGTGTTCTAG